The Setaria viridis chromosome 6, Setaria_viridis_v4.0, whole genome shotgun sequence genome contains a region encoding:
- the LOC117862248 gene encoding glucan endo-1,3-beta-glucosidase 6 — protein MAAAAAGAGRAVAVALMLVAVSLRRSEAIGVNWGTQLSHPLPASTVVRLLQDNGFDKVKLFDAEDAILGALKGSGIQVMVGIPNDMLADLAAGGKAAEDWVARNVSGHVRDGVDIRYVAVGNEPFLETFNGTYLNTTFPAMQNIQSALMKAGLADKVKVTVPLNADVYQSSTGKPSDGDFRADIHGLMLTIVQFLASTGAPFVANVYPFISLYSDPNFPLDYAFFQGSSSPVADGGVTYQNTFDANHDTLVAALRRNGYGNVSIVVGEVGWPTDGSANANLDYARRFNQGFLDHIAGGRGTPLRPGPVDAYLFSLVDEDRKSIQPGNFERHWGIFNYDGTPKYPLSLAGGNSGSTLKPARGVRYLEKRWCVLKPAADLADQKVGDSVSYACGLADCTALGYKTSCGGLDARGNVSYAFNSYYQTMDQDDRACDFRGLATTTSVDPSTGTCRFIVEIDVGAAAAISAARGVAAGAASVLAAIALMSMLL, from the exons atggcggcggcggccgccggcgccgggcgcgccgtggcggtggcgctgaTGTTGGTGGCGGTGAGCCTGCGGCGGTCGGAGGCGATCGGCGTGAACTGGGGCACGCAGCTGAGCCACCCGCTGCCGGCGAGCACGGTGGTGCGGCTGCTGCAGGACAACGGCTTCGACAAGGTGAAGCTGTTCGACGCCGAGGACGCCATCCTCGGCGCGCTCAAGGGCTCCGGCATCCAGGTCATGGTCGGCATCCCCAACGACATgctcgccgacctcgccgccggcggcaaggcCGCCGAGGACTGGGTCGCTAGGAATGTCTCCGGCCACGTCCGCGACGGCGTCGACATCAG GTACGTGGCCGTTGGGAACGAGCCGTTCCTGGAGACATTCAACGGGACGTACCTGAACACGACGTTCCCGGCGATGCAGAACATCCAGTCGGCGCTGATGAAGGCCGGGCTTGCCGACAAGGTCAAGGTCACGGTGCCGCTGAACGCCGACGTGTACCAGTCGTCGACGGGGAAGCCCTCCGACGGCGACTTCCGCGCCGACATCCACGGCCTGATGCTCACCATCGTGCAGTTCCTGGCGTCGACGGGGGCGCCGTTCGTCGCCAACGTGTACCCGTTCATCAGCCTGTACTCGGACCCCAACTTCCCGCTCGACTACGCCTTCTTCCAGGGCTCCTCGTCGCCGGtggccgacggcggcgtcaCGTACCAGAACACCTTCGACGCCAACCACGATACGCTCGTGGCGGCGCTGCGCCGGAACGGGTACGGGAACGTGTCGATCGTCGTCGGCGAGGTGGGCTGGCCGACGGACGGCAGCGCGAACGCGAACCTCGACTACGCGCGGCGGTTCAACCAGGGGTTCCTGGACCacatcgccggcggccggggcacGCCGCTGCGGCCGGGCCCCGTCGACGCCTACCTCTTCAGCCTCGTCGACGAGGACCGCAAGAGCATCCAGCCGGGGAACTTCGAGCGCCACTGGGGCATCTTCAACTACGACGGCACGCCCAAGTACCCGCTcagcctcgccggcggcaatAGCGGGTCGACGCTGAAGCCGGCGAGGGGCGTGAGGTACCTGGAGAAGAGGTGGTGCGTGCTGAAGCCGGCGGCGGACCTCGCCGACCAGAAGGTCGGCGACAGCGTGAGCTACGCGTGCGGGCTCGCCGACTGCACGGCGCTCGGGTACAAGACCTCCTGCGGGGGGCTCGACGCCAGGGGCAACGTCTCCTACGCATTCAACAGCTACTACCAGACCATGGACCAGGACGACCGCGCATGCGACTTCAGGGggctcgccaccaccacctccgtcgACCCCTCCACCGGGACCTGCCGGTTCATCGTCGAGATCGAcgtcggcgccgcggcggctaTTAGCGCCGCCAGGGGCGTCGCCGCCGGGGCGGCCTCCGTGCTCGCCGCGATCGCGCTCATGTCCATGCTGCTCTGA
- the LOC117861310 gene encoding protein GAMETE EXPRESSED 1, whose protein sequence is MTRNAWSVLLILICLWVCPLRTSGFSWNIISSSSPGSSAKAANQRVPMMELDGAVADFSMDGANDPRGLKLLENAQSKLAGPRNCWQEAYRKLFASCGDIMADQKKQSRLAWHLSSCFQEDSGRPPFPSCAEGSRMVHCRSRLSDSEGKVFLEFFLETNTLCHQLQAEAFKHNTERLVNDLTRTSKSAEEKLEVIEERSDQIIKESEKVQDKISSIEEQTDRLAETSKNVGEQINGVLDHSKAIFEQSKEIAKAQAALKEGQTEMREKIDAGMARVEESYDSLGKGMDNLKEEAGYVKREIKSVGDSMSSKMQDLQSKADDIGSVAGKSLENQMQLLDRQSRTMEGLNNLHSFQAKALEESRETVQKLAQFGQRQQEELLARQEQIRQAHDHLIQNSHSILEAQEEYRAKQANIFAALDKLHILHNAILAESRFIKAFFFYCCIVFLIYMLTSAKQTFSIRGQLYFGLCITLVLEIGLIKIGADDFDKQFWVMSKVFLVRMLFLGVATVQILHSIFTYRDYEALNHRLLQTLVEKVRALEKNAGGRAQLPYDTEESEGSLMDYSWVFDELADEVDSKVDPSYVVRPCHEVVLPEEVGENSITTLVGRRYNLRSRK, encoded by the exons ATGACGAGAAACGCGTGGTCCGTGCTGCTGATTTTGATCTGCTTATGGGTTTGCCCTCTGAGGACCAGTGGATTCTCATGGAACATCATCTCCTCCTCATCGCCGGGCTCGTCGGCGAAGGCGGCTAACCAGCGCGTTCCGATGATGGAGCTAGATGGCGCGGTGGCCGACTTCTCCATGGACGGCGCCAACGACCCGCGAGGGCTGAAGCTGCTGGAGAACGCGCAGAGCAAGCTCGCCGGGCCGAGGAACTGCTGGCAGGAGGCGTACCGGAAGCTTTTCGCCAGCTGCGGCGATATCATGGCCGATCAGAAGAAGCAGTCGCGCCTGGCCTGGCACCTCAGCAGCTGCTTCCAGGAGGACTCGGGGCGGCCTCCCTTCCCGTCCTGCGCCGAGGGCTCCAGGATGGTCCATTGCCGCAGCCGGCTGAGTGATTCCGAGGGGAAGGTGTTCCTTGAGTTCTTCCTCGAGACCAATACCCTGTGCCACCAGTTGca GGCTGAAGCGTTCAAGCACAACACAGAGAGGCTCGTGAATGACCTGACAAGGACATCCAAGTCTGCCGAGGAGAAGCTCGAGGTGATCGAGGAGAGGTCAGATCAAATTATTAAGGAGTCTGAAAAGGTTCAGGACAAGATATCATCGATCGAGGAACAAACCGACCGTCTGGCAGAGACGTCGAAGAACGTGGGGGAGCAGATCAATGGCGTGCTGGATCACTCGAAGGCCATCTTTGAGCAGTCCAAGGAGATCGCCAAAGCTCAGGCAGCCCTCAAGGAAGGGCAAACGGAGATGAGGGAGAAGATCGACGCAGGCATGGCGCGCGTCGAGGAGTCGTATGATAGCCTTGGTAAAGGGATGGATAACCTGAAAGAGGAGGCAGGATACGTTAAGAGGGAAATAAAAAGTGTTGGCGATTCAATGTCTTCAAAGATGCAAGATTTGCAGAGCAAGGCTGATGATATTGGGAGTGTGGCTGGCAAGTCATTGGAGAATCAGATGCAGCTGCTAGATCGTCAGAGCCGGACCATGGAAGGATTGAATAATCTCCACAGCTTTCAAGCAAAAGCTCTTGAAGAAAGCAG GGAAACAGTTCAGAAACTTGCGCAGTTTGGCCAACGCCAGCAGGAAGAGCTATTGGCCCGGCAAGAACAGATCCGGCAAGCCCACGATCATCTCATCCAAAACTCGCACTCAATACTGGAAGCACAG GAAGAGTACAGAGCAAAGCAGGCCAACATTTTTGCCGCTCTGGATAAACTGCACATCCTGCACAACGCCATCCTAGCTGAGTCTCGCTTCATCAAGGCATTCTTCTTCTACTGCTGCATCGTGTTCCTCATCTACATGCTCACTAGTGCAAAGCAAACGTTCAGCATCCGGGGCCAGCTCTACTTTG GTCTTTGCATCACATTAGTCCTGGAGATTGGGCTGATCAAGATCGGCGCCGACGACTTCGACAAGCAGTTCTGGGTCATGTCCAAGGTGTTCTTGGTCAGAATGCTGTTTCTCGGGGTCGCCACCGTCCAGATCCTTCACTCTATATTCACCTACAG GGACTACGAGGCGCTGAACCACCGGCTCCTCCAGACGCTGGTGGAGAAAGTCCGGGCGCTGGAGAAGAACGCCGGCGGGAGGGCGCAGCTGCCGTACGACACGGAGGAGAGCGAGGGGAGCCTGATGGATTACTCGTGGGTCTTCGACGAGCTGGCGGACGAGGTGGACAGCAAGGTGGATCCGAGCTACGTGGTGCGGCCGTGCCACGAGGTCGTGCTGCCGGAGGAGGTCGGCGAGAACTCCATCACAACGTTGGTGGGCCGGAGGTACAATCTACGGTCGCGGAAGTAG